A window from Dama dama isolate Ldn47 chromosome 11, ASM3311817v1, whole genome shotgun sequence encodes these proteins:
- the LOC133064288 gene encoding lipocalin-15-like codes for MGATLLSCVLLLLWPSSAQADVLVQPDFDANKFSGLWYVVSMVSDCKVFLGKKDHLLMSTRDIKASAGGNLNVHMEFPREDGCNQVDAEYLRVGSQGHFRVPALGYLDVRVVDTDYSSFAVVYIYKELEGALSTMVQLYSRTREASPQVLEAFQNFYPTVGLSADMVAMLPKSDACFPGDRDAP; via the exons ATGGGGGCCACACTGCTGAGCTGCGTCCTGCTGCTGCTCTGGCCGTCCTCGGCTCAGGCTGACGTCCTGGTGCAGCCAGACTTTGATGCCAACAAG TTCTCAGGCCTCTGGTAtgtggtctccatggtctctgactGCAAGGTCTTCTTGGGCAAGAAGGACCACCTCCTGATGTCCACCAGGGACATCAAGGCCTCGGCGGGGGGCAACCTCAACGTCCACATGGAGTTCCCCCG GGAGGACGGCTGTAACCAAGTGGATGCGGAGTACCTGAGAGTGGGTTCCCAGGGGCACTTCCGAGTCCCGG CCTTGGGCTACCTGGACGTGCGCGTGGTGGACACGGACTACAGCTCCTTCGCCGTGGTCTACATCTACAAGGAGCTGGAGGGCGCGCTCAGCACCATGGTGCAGCTCTACA GCCGGACCCGAGAAGCGAGTCCCCAAGTCTTGGAGGCCTTCCAGAACTTCTACCCGACGGTGGGGCTGTCAGCGGACATGGTGGCCATGCTGCCCAAGTCAG ATGCGTGCTTCCCGGGGGACAGGGACGCACCCTGA
- the LCN6 gene encoding epididymal-specific lipocalin-6, whose protein sequence is MSAVLLAALLAVVSAPSARAVWLGRLDPQQVMAPLRRRGSGATCILGPLWSLGSPGAPQTTGAAGGWAGVGGTAPHLQPLPQLMGSWYVLAVASGEKDFALEKATKSVEGVEVMLTSQNTLKMRASRHRMERCHLQAVELQRQNSGWVFGNPSLGVLEYRVLGTNFRDYAIVFTQLEAQEEAFSTVELYSRTALASQEALGRFAKWSRSLGFLSQQQAELQRDFTCAHKVFL, encoded by the exons ATGAGCGCTGTGCTGCTGGCCGCCCTCCTGGCTGTGGTCTCGGCGCCCAGCGCCCGGGCCGTGTGGCTGGGGAGGCTGGACCCTCAGCAGGTGATGGCTCCCCTGCGCCGGCGCGGGTCTGGGGCCACTTGCATCCTTGGGCCTTTGTGGTCTCTGGGCTCCCCCGGGGCCCCCCAGACCACAGGGGCTgcaggaggctgggctggggtTGGAGGGACGGCCCCTCACCTGCAACCCCTCCCTCAGCTCATGGGGTCCTGGTATGTCCTCGCCGTGGCCTCGGGGGAGAAGGACTTCGCGCTGGAGAAGGCCACAAAGAGCGTCGAGGGGGTCGAGGTGATGCTGACGTCCCAGAACACCCTGAAGATGCGGGCTTCCCGGCATag GATGGAGAGATGCCACCTGCAGGCTGTGGAGCTGCAGAGACAAAATTCCGGATGGGTCTTCGGGAATCCCT CCCTAGGCGTGCTGGAGTACCGGGTGCTGGGCACCAACTTCAGGGACTACGCCATAGTGTTCACGCAGCTGGAGGCCCAGGAGGAGGCCTTCAGCACGGTGGAGCTGTACA GCCGGACAGCCCTAGCCAGTCAGGAGGCTCTGGGCCGCTTTGCCAAGTGGAGCCGGAGCCTGGGCTTCCTGTCGCAGCAGCAGGCCGAGCTCCAGAGGGATT TCACCTGCGCACACAAGGTCTTCCTG TGA